Proteins co-encoded in one Borrelia sp. P9F1 genomic window:
- a CDS encoding Mlp family lipoprotein yields the protein MRIGVLFASLGLVVFGCRLYVIGDDCADTPEARERVARQAADKKVVSLEESLDDVLGSLYEDNPTVSAKQKAFFGWLKDNDPDYSKRKELAEAVGKVYDFIKEKAGTSEEIRQIIEKGKDDEGMKRAGLGKPGDLKTDEQVGALVKYVMEQQDDLDLEVGSSNIKSFFDELGAVFDDDLAAAAKGKDKVEKKDRSNEEVFEDLKKFLTDESEDGQFETLKSTLE from the coding sequence ATGCGTATTGGTGTTTTATTTGCGTCCTTGGGTCTTGTTGTATTTGGTTGTAGGTTGTACGTTATCGGAGATGATTGTGCAGACACCCCTGAGGCAAGGGAGCGTGTTGCTAGACAGGCTGCGGACAAAAAGGTTGTCTCGTTAGAAGAATCTTTGGATGATGTCCTTGGGTCTCTTTATGAGGATAATCCTACGGTTAGTGCTAAGCAGAAGGCATTCTTTGGGTGGCTAAAAGACAATGATCCTGACTATTCTAAGCGGAAGGAATTAGCGGAAGCTGTGGGGAAGGTTTATGACTTTATTAAAGAGAAAGCTGGGACTTCAGAGGAAATTAGACAAATAATTGAGAAAGGGAAAGACGATGAGGGGATGAAGCGGGCTGGACTTGGGAAGCCTGGTGATCTTAAGACCGATGAGCAAGTAGGTGCTTTGGTTAAATATGTTATGGAACAGCAAGATGATTTGGACTTAGAGGTTGGAAGTAGCAATATAAAGTCATTTTTTGATGAGTTGGGGGCGGTATTTGACGATGATCTTGCTGCTGCGGCTAAAGGCAAAGACAAAGTCGAGAAAAAAGATAGAAGTAATGAAGAGGTTTTTGAGGATCTGAAGAAGTTTTTAACTGATGAGTCTGAAGATGGGCAATTTGAGACTTTAAAAAGTACTCTTGAATAA
- a CDS encoding phage portal protein has translation MIFKKGFNRFAGVLSSGDKINPLELYRYSVFFRNYIETSAEDALRLGIRLDFLGSFWVDSRFDLLPLELELKEALLEAMISYRFNGAGYILIKPKSLDEDLSRGVNDEFPAGFKYLDYGRVRDDRESDYVEYFRGDGTGILIHKSRVIVHENFDYILRSHAPVYTQSLLLDICLLEQIYLEIEKRIEQYNFLFYRDEQLVGLVESLHDARTQVSGQGRNRGLFATFFSNSDRQNRACMGEEGLGSVLAKLKEGLSNDGIFYSADEKASLEVIKYDLAFLKDAFDLVKAKIGADTKEPLTRSFNEQVKGLGSDGKGDRTNYIDFLCAVQEAAAVAVNSKLNKYYRLNMRFNDLMTLSDDQRLEQDLKVLDAYSKYLEIIKQNSLSNVEIEALKNRLNFSF, from the coding sequence ATGATATTTAAAAAAGGTTTTAACAGATTTGCGGGTGTGTTGAGTTCTGGAGATAAAATAAATCCTTTGGAGCTTTACAGGTATTCGGTATTTTTCAGGAATTACATCGAAACGTCAGCAGAGGATGCTTTGCGTCTTGGTATTAGGCTAGATTTTTTAGGCTCTTTTTGGGTTGACTCTAGGTTTGATTTACTACCTTTGGAGCTGGAGCTTAAGGAAGCCCTTCTTGAGGCTATGATAAGTTATAGATTCAATGGGGCAGGGTATATTTTAATTAAACCTAAGTCTTTAGATGAGGATTTAAGTAGAGGGGTTAATGATGAATTTCCTGCTGGGTTTAAATACTTAGACTATGGACGGGTTCGAGATGATCGTGAGAGTGATTATGTGGAGTACTTTCGGGGAGATGGGACTGGCATTTTAATACACAAGAGTAGAGTTATAGTACATGAAAATTTTGATTATATATTAAGATCGCATGCGCCTGTTTATACACAGAGTTTACTTCTAGATATTTGCCTACTGGAGCAGATCTACCTAGAGATTGAGAAAAGAATTGAGCAGTACAATTTTTTGTTTTACAGGGATGAGCAGTTGGTTGGACTTGTGGAATCTTTGCATGATGCTAGGACTCAGGTTAGTGGGCAGGGTAGGAACAGGGGATTATTTGCCACATTTTTTAGCAATTCTGACAGACAGAATAGGGCTTGTATGGGTGAGGAGGGACTTGGGAGTGTGCTTGCAAAACTTAAGGAAGGATTGAGTAATGATGGAATATTTTACAGTGCGGATGAGAAAGCCAGTTTGGAGGTAATAAAGTACGACCTTGCCTTTTTAAAGGATGCATTTGATTTGGTTAAAGCAAAAATAGGAGCAGATACCAAGGAGCCATTAACTCGCAGTTTTAATGAACAGGTCAAGGGGTTAGGTAGCGATGGGAAGGGAGACCGAACTAACTATATTGATTTTTTGTGTGCCGTACAAGAGGCGGCTGCGGTCGCAGTTAACAGTAAGCTTAATAAATACTACAGGTTAAACATGAGGTTTAATGATCTGATGACATTAAGTGATGATCAAAGATTGGAGCAAGACTTGAAGGTTTTAGATGCATATTCTAAATATTTAGAGATTATAAAGCAGAATTCTTTAAGTAATGTTGAGATAGAGGCACTTAAAAATAGGTTAAATTTTTCATTTTAA
- a CDS encoding DUF1357 family protein, whose protein sequence is MKDLEENLVSNASLGEVNELSNDATGDELFSRAVWITRLADDNLSEGYNTQGLLNAGNSLTEVLDMQSLELIRKYVNSKQILAIAGTLDIANISFKTKDMLLRLASVNIDACKNSNNSYSLMTFGKTGLVEELSLGNKEVVINNYKDLRQAMLNEWGQIRQAFYSTRS, encoded by the coding sequence ATGAAGGATTTGGAAGAAAATTTGGTGAGTAATGCGAGCTTGGGTGAGGTTAATGAACTGAGCAATGACGCTACGGGGGATGAATTATTTAGTAGAGCCGTTTGGATAACTAGACTTGCTGATGACAATTTAAGTGAGGGATATAACACTCAGGGGCTTTTAAATGCGGGGAATTCGTTAACTGAGGTACTAGACATGCAGTCTCTTGAGCTTATAAGAAAATATGTTAATAGTAAGCAGATATTAGCAATTGCAGGTACTCTTGATATTGCTAACATAAGCTTTAAGACTAAAGATATGCTTTTAAGGCTTGCTAGTGTAAATATTGATGCGTGCAAGAACAGTAATAATTCATACAGCCTGATGACCTTTGGTAAGACGGGCTTGGTTGAGGAGTTAAGTTTAGGTAATAAAGAAGTTGTAATTAATAATTATAAGGACTTAAGGCAGGCCATGCTTAATGAGTGGGGACAAATTAGGCAAGCATTTTACAGCACTAGGTCTTAA
- a CDS encoding DUF228 domain-containing protein, with translation MQDKSDLGAGLTTLQQERGKLGSEFTSPRQNKQALVLEKLRSVSCNTYPSVFSKPDKFGSGDLYFAHKGGLKFFAGEKFENYQAVDFCYKCGVKLVVGDGVEARVARGGDGDLYGVCLDYDEFTRTATVVSVASSFECVLLASEDVKSGDKLAFDESGVLKRVQSKSTYMHALALSDALQFKDQAGYYGARVMLISKPIAS, from the coding sequence ATGCAGGACAAAAGTGATCTGGGGGCAGGTTTAACCACATTACAGCAAGAGAGGGGCAAGTTAGGAAGTGAATTTACATCCCCTAGACAAAATAAGCAAGCATTGGTTTTAGAAAAGCTTAGGAGTGTTAGTTGTAACACGTACCCATCAGTTTTCAGCAAACCTGACAAATTTGGGTCTGGGGACTTGTATTTTGCACACAAGGGAGGACTTAAGTTTTTTGCGGGGGAAAAGTTTGAAAATTATCAAGCTGTTGATTTTTGCTACAAATGTGGGGTGAAGCTTGTTGTTGGTGATGGGGTTGAGGCTAGAGTTGCACGAGGTGGGGACGGTGATCTTTATGGTGTTTGTCTGGACTATGATGAGTTTACCAGAACAGCAACAGTTGTCTCGGTTGCTAGTAGTTTTGAATGTGTTTTGCTTGCTAGTGAGGACGTTAAATCTGGGGATAAGTTAGCTTTTGATGAGTCGGGTGTGCTTAAAAGGGTCCAGAGTAAGAGTACTTACATGCACGCATTAGCCTTAAGCGATGCTTTACAGTTTAAAGATCAAGCTGGGTACTACGGTGCAAGAGTTATGCTTATAAGCAAGCCAATAGCAAGTTAG
- a CDS encoding DUF3890 domain-containing protein translates to MNCAGILSPLEETYARVLGLLMLKAEEFSINEFHMYLSLLEDVLHSREIGIEDLNVGKVFLLIYYFLGCELKKRGRLTHFDSSKVKSEKFNEISVEYCDYVVREEAVSKDFCIAFKNLLDEITTDKNRVLIGVV, encoded by the coding sequence ATGAATTGCGCTGGGATTTTAAGTCCATTGGAAGAAACATATGCTAGGGTACTAGGCTTACTTATGCTTAAGGCAGAAGAGTTCAGCATTAATGAATTTCATATGTATTTAAGCTTGCTTGAGGATGTCTTGCATAGCAGGGAAATCGGCATAGAAGATTTAAATGTAGGCAAGGTATTTCTACTCATTTACTATTTTCTAGGATGTGAACTTAAGAAAAGGGGTAGGCTTACTCATTTTGACTCTAGTAAAGTAAAGTCAGAGAAATTTAATGAGATATCGGTGGAGTATTGCGACTATGTGGTAAGGGAAGAGGCTGTAAGCAAAGATTTTTGTATTGCATTTAAAAATTTATTGGATGAAATTACTACAGATAAAAACAGAGTGTTAATAGGAGTTGTATGA
- a CDS encoding DUF1506 family protein — protein sequence MMNGVEAVNLSLRNSIRRYAQPMFLLKKLLVKREATASYEKKINKDNVTRFAGVFLPLTREEKIELFDAKILANQFFAKVYTIDFLDFRPEEHVMVNKNFLEIISITGYSQNEIGYTTLILQGL from the coding sequence ATGATGAATGGAGTTGAGGCAGTTAACTTGTCTTTGAGGAACAGTATTAGAAGATATGCACAACCTATGTTTTTACTTAAAAAGTTGTTAGTTAAGAGAGAAGCTACTGCTTCTTATGAGAAAAAAATTAATAAAGATAATGTTACCAGGTTTGCTGGTGTTTTCTTACCACTTACAAGAGAAGAAAAAATTGAACTTTTTGATGCAAAAATTCTTGCCAATCAATTCTTTGCTAAAGTCTATACAATAGATTTTCTTGATTTCAGGCCAGAAGAGCATGTGATGGTTAATAAAAATTTTCTAGAAATCATCAGCATAACGGGGTATTCTCAAAATGAAATTGGCTATACCACTTTAATTCTTCAAGGGCTTTAG
- a CDS encoding DUF764 family protein — protein sequence MLLGLCESQEFLIKILLKFKEYLKKACLEIELLNLNGNLYLSDLQDNHSNLLVVKPEGYEGLSPRELRSGGFYKNVNEFGLDFTLHFMGFVRDLSESELYCNLHGIYEHFLEFLHLSAHKFEFTKKLKSPYSLSLNYYINATSNLSNNGFIRISGRRNRAVLGLSQTYRANIQAIEIAS from the coding sequence ATGTTACTAGGTTTATGTGAATCTCAAGAATTTTTAATAAAAATACTCCTTAAGTTTAAGGAGTATTTAAAGAAGGCTTGCCTGGAAATTGAACTTTTAAACCTAAATGGTAATCTTTATTTAAGCGATTTGCAAGATAATCATTCAAATTTACTTGTGGTAAAGCCAGAAGGTTATGAGGGACTTTCTCCTCGCGAATTAAGGAGTGGTGGTTTTTACAAGAATGTTAATGAATTTGGTCTAGACTTTACTCTTCATTTTATGGGATTTGTTAGGGATTTAAGCGAATCAGAGCTTTACTGCAATTTGCATGGCATTTATGAACATTTTTTAGAGTTTTTGCATTTAAGTGCTCATAAATTTGAATTTACAAAAAAGCTTAAGAGTCCATATAGCTTATCGCTAAATTATTACATAAACGCAACAAGTAATTTAAGTAATAACGGGTTTATAAGAATTTCAGGGAGAAGAAACAGAGCAGTTCTGGGGTTAAGTCAGACTTACAGAGCAAACATACAAGCCATTGAGATTGCAAGTTAA
- a CDS encoding DUF787 family protein yields the protein MPQDTINVNFIENKVKLNDVGYYNPLLIYKSDCLSKGHFVLNISNYKESIASIGLRQEYSSDETRKKTAETQRTLLLSKFSSLFASDGLRSVDLHIYQDIKEIVKFLGEHVHTFVVFTEEVAEGSLKSDCEALKGLAKFIVLPTKSKDLPKGLKDKNASELDGIILIYVGDNDDLHLKFISQYLHQASIFHSVNPYGLTLKAGPIYDASLINSLRANNINFYSLLNETGRDGVLAFKEGVDLAGNAIDEAFTYYLLRTEATRELIRIWSRNNRQNSKLSQLKIGQGNNAYTAGLECLFKSFTDSGLIVSFSDIKLELKASNGLALNLSIRVKYNDSFKSVVLDITSDDINDYLKREAI from the coding sequence ATGCCACAAGATACAATTAATGTTAATTTTATTGAAAATAAAGTTAAGCTAAATGATGTTGGCTATTACAATCCCTTGCTTATTTACAAGAGTGATTGTTTAAGTAAAGGGCATTTTGTTTTAAATATTTCAAATTACAAAGAAAGCATAGCATCCATTGGGTTAAGGCAGGAATACAGCAGTGACGAAACTCGAAAGAAGACAGCTGAGACACAGCGCACGCTTCTACTGAGTAAGTTTTCTTCGCTTTTTGCATCCGACGGCTTAAGGTCTGTTGATTTGCACATCTATCAAGATATTAAAGAGATAGTGAAATTTCTAGGGGAGCATGTACACACCTTTGTGGTATTCACAGAAGAGGTAGCGGAAGGTTCCCTAAAGAGTGATTGTGAGGCTTTAAAAGGACTAGCTAAGTTTATTGTATTGCCAACTAAGAGCAAGGATTTGCCCAAGGGTTTAAAGGATAAGAATGCTAGTGAGCTTGATGGGATAATTCTTATTTATGTGGGAGATAATGATGATCTACATCTTAAGTTTATATCTCAATATCTACATCAAGCGTCAATTTTTCACTCTGTAAATCCTTATGGACTTACACTTAAAGCAGGTCCAATTTATGATGCAAGTTTAATTAATTCGTTACGAGCGAACAATATTAATTTTTATTCTCTACTCAATGAAACGGGAAGAGATGGGGTCTTGGCATTCAAAGAAGGGGTTGATCTTGCCGGTAATGCAATTGATGAGGCCTTTACGTATTATCTCTTAAGAACAGAAGCCACGCGCGAGCTCATTCGTATTTGGAGTCGCAACAATAGACAAAATAGTAAGCTTAGTCAGTTAAAAATTGGACAAGGCAATAATGCTTACACAGCAGGACTTGAGTGTTTATTTAAAAGTTTCACAGACTCAGGACTGATTGTATCTTTTTCTGACATTAAACTCGAGCTTAAGGCAAGCAATGGATTGGCATTAAATTTATCAATTAGAGTTAAATACAATGACAGTTTTAAAAGTGTTGTCCTAGACATAACTAGTGATGATATTAATGATTATTTAAAAAGGGAGGCTATTTAA
- a CDS encoding DUF1463 family protein, giving the protein MKEYYSLDLVFFSFAGVLVDRGKIQYLTSPSTMATASTEDRNVPIPSFRDPRTVTHIFNLEITKGTLDYKLLTKLSNEQFYSNNSKVEKLKPLVFNDQMGLKIVSNSAFFAEVPSRSYANDNETVNFVIHAINCEVERD; this is encoded by the coding sequence ATGAAGGAATACTACTCACTAGATTTAGTGTTTTTTAGCTTTGCGGGTGTTCTAGTAGATAGGGGGAAGATACAATATTTAACATCTCCTTCTACCATGGCTACAGCAAGTACGGAGGACAGAAATGTTCCAATTCCTAGTTTCAGAGATCCACGTACGGTTACGCACATATTCAATTTAGAGATAACCAAAGGCACTCTTGACTATAAGCTTTTAACTAAACTTAGCAATGAGCAGTTTTACTCTAATAACTCAAAGGTAGAAAAACTTAAACCATTGGTATTCAATGATCAAATGGGACTTAAAATTGTGTCTAATAGTGCATTTTTTGCAGAAGTGCCAAGTAGGAGTTATGCAAATGATAATGAAACTGTTAATTTTGTAATACATGCAATCAATTGTGAAGTTGAGAGGGACTAG
- a CDS encoding DUF1473 family protein has translation MRYRLKILSKDKIYEYTLRDIPMYEWDSILGFDVSQETLRRELNNISVLKRISSLMISPVFFDEFYEIINNNRRHSFLYKHALPTILFAVQYSLVEKIEGLKEPSLVYVESQQDSGGDFIKYSHIDNRWNYESLVSL, from the coding sequence ATGCGGTACAGGTTAAAAATTTTATCTAAAGACAAGATTTATGAATATACATTAAGAGATATTCCTATGTATGAATGGGATTCCATTTTGGGATTTGATGTTAGTCAGGAAACCTTAAGGCGTGAGCTTAATAACATTTCGGTACTTAAAAGAATAAGTTCTTTAATGATATCTCCTGTCTTCTTTGATGAATTTTACGAAATTATTAATAATAATAGAAGACATTCATTTTTGTATAAACATGCCCTCCCCACCATTCTTTTTGCTGTTCAGTATTCTTTGGTAGAAAAAATTGAAGGACTTAAAGAACCTAGTTTGGTTTATGTTGAAAGCCAGCAAGACTCTGGTGGAGATTTTATTAAGTATTCTCATATTGATAATAGGTGGAATTACGAGAGCCTAGTTTCTTTGTAA
- a CDS encoding DUF1322 family protein, which produces MNHNTTLNDYFSYLKYLRSQACKYYFPVLMGVCTYEDVRQFKYTELVEINKIANLKLKKETYERFLAKRACEVL; this is translated from the coding sequence ATGAATCATAATACAACTTTAAATGATTATTTCTCATATTTGAAATACTTAAGGAGTCAGGCTTGTAAGTATTATTTCCCAGTTTTAATGGGTGTTTGTACTTATGAGGATGTAAGGCAATTTAAATACACTGAACTTGTGGAAATCAATAAAATTGCTAATTTAAAGCTTAAGAAGGAAACTTATGAAAGATTTTTAGCAAAAAGGGCGTGTGAGGTTTTATGA
- a CDS encoding DUF792 family protein, with product MFSMLEKTTLLIKEIVSQILSLSSASNFIALFPRPDFKGLGYLPQVFFVFPKKGSVEEYLTSISSQRAIINPANRRSEFVNYNVTANPEVITLNNAILSSLYEKVLLDNLKATPFANSVLEFNSNFVKMQFRERFKTGAYYTIYGPFIGFHETAIINSLRMKSTPFIDELDVSLQIKVVKTFNFSNYKG from the coding sequence ATGTTTAGCATGCTAGAGAAAACAACACTACTTATTAAGGAAATTGTTAGTCAAATCTTAAGTCTCTCAAGTGCATCTAACTTTATTGCGCTCTTCCCACGGCCTGATTTTAAGGGCTTGGGGTATCTTCCTCAAGTTTTTTTTGTATTTCCTAAGAAAGGATCTGTTGAAGAGTATTTAACCAGCATTAGTAGCCAGAGGGCTATTATTAATCCTGCAAACAGGCGCAGTGAATTTGTTAATTATAACGTTACGGCAAACCCAGAAGTCATTACTCTAAATAATGCAATACTTTCATCTCTTTATGAGAAGGTTTTGCTTGACAATTTAAAGGCCACACCATTTGCAAACAGTGTGTTGGAGTTTAATTCTAATTTCGTAAAGATGCAGTTTAGAGAAAGATTTAAGACGGGAGCTTATTACACAATATATGGCCCTTTTATAGGCTTTCATGAGACAGCTATTATTAATTCCTTGAGAATGAAGAGCACTCCGTTTATTGATGAGTTAGATGTTAGCTTACAGATTAAAGTGGTCAAAACTTTTAATTTTTCAAACTACAAAGGTTAG
- a CDS encoding DUF693 family protein: protein MLLFQYNFKIEFYSVSKGALGSRPKLVIETKNGAPLVNILISNEYSDVSSMQCKKARLQFFNMPLNFNKSLKMGDVVKIYYGKFSYENSIDYKFIMAGYLGAPIDFDFENGDFICEYEVYLILKDTFLNTKLTTKNFYGKSLEEAIKTVFKDKAVIYISRRDRERIIDKSFYVSTLKEFIEKLMGRYVHSIFVDAGDLTGEPDTRFIFINFNALSEVKRLYGNLQDYALLFIPQKEVRVLGQSSFNFWNATLLFTDKIKVGDGVQFVNRYGEIVRAVVQETSAHLTNVGDCTLKLKLYDESNELGEVVYESKL, encoded by the coding sequence ATGTTGCTGTTTCAGTATAACTTTAAAATAGAATTTTACAGTGTAAGCAAGGGTGCTCTAGGATCCAGACCCAAGCTTGTAATAGAGACAAAAAATGGAGCGCCTCTTGTTAACATTTTAATTAGTAATGAATATTCCGATGTAAGCTCAATGCAATGCAAAAAGGCACGACTGCAGTTTTTTAATATGCCTTTAAATTTTAATAAGTCTTTAAAAATGGGAGATGTTGTCAAGATTTATTATGGAAAATTTTCTTACGAGAATAGTATAGATTATAAGTTCATTATGGCTGGCTACTTGGGAGCGCCCATTGATTTTGATTTTGAAAATGGTGATTTTATTTGTGAATATGAAGTCTACCTTATATTAAAAGACACATTTTTAAATACAAAACTTACTACTAAGAATTTTTACGGTAAATCGTTGGAAGAGGCAATAAAGACAGTATTTAAAGATAAGGCCGTTATTTATATTAGTAGGAGAGACAGAGAACGCATCATAGATAAGAGTTTTTATGTATCAACTCTTAAAGAATTTATAGAAAAACTTATGGGCAGATATGTGCATTCAATATTTGTTGATGCTGGAGATTTAACCGGAGAGCCTGACACTAGGTTTATTTTTATCAACTTTAATGCATTAAGCGAGGTTAAAAGATTGTATGGAAATTTACAAGACTATGCGCTCTTATTTATTCCCCAAAAGGAAGTAAGGGTATTGGGTCAGTCTAGTTTTAATTTTTGGAACGCCACACTTCTTTTTACAGACAAGATCAAGGTAGGAGACGGAGTTCAATTTGTGAATCGATATGGGGAAATTGTAAGGGCTGTTGTGCAGGAGACCAGTGCTCATTTAACCAATGTAGGAGATTGCACACTGAAATTGAAACTCTACGATGAATCTAATGAACTAGGCGAGGTAGTGTATGAATCGAAATTATGA
- a CDS encoding DUF777 family protein: protein MNRNYDVCKSLGSLSNNSPAEEVRQYLRENVFICRVGIIKQFDFKTQEGVVLIEEYEGLGILTRNISNLRLSLKQGDRVVLLQSSINIFNESDNNYFDKNYFYILNAIDPEYASIKIDKYSISSKELDIKSEQLDLNARNVSLEGESIKTSVKSLVIEADNIAFKGRVYINGKLFESHTHGSGSIVYVNSAGTPTPVTGNTSGVS from the coding sequence ATGAATCGAAATTATGATGTTTGCAAAAGCTTGGGTAGTTTAAGCAATAACTCCCCAGCGGAGGAAGTAAGGCAATATTTACGTGAGAATGTCTTTATTTGCAGGGTTGGAATTATTAAGCAGTTTGATTTTAAAACTCAGGAGGGAGTTGTTTTGATTGAAGAATACGAGGGTTTAGGTATTCTGACGCGTAATATTTCAAATCTAAGGCTTTCCCTTAAACAAGGTGATAGGGTAGTATTGCTTCAAAGTAGTATTAATATCTTCAACGAATCGGACAATAACTATTTTGATAAAAACTATTTTTATATCTTAAATGCCATAGATCCTGAATATGCAAGTATTAAGATAGACAAATATAGCATATCTTCAAAAGAGCTCGATATTAAAAGCGAGCAGTTAGATCTTAACGCTAGGAATGTAAGTCTTGAGGGGGAGAGCATTAAGACTTCTGTTAAGTCTTTAGTTATTGAAGCTGACAATATTGCCTTTAAAGGAAGAGTGTATATTAACGGTAAGTTATTTGAAAGTCACACACACGGATCTGGTAGTATTGTCTATGTAAATTCAGCAGGAACCCCTACCCCTGTAACGGGGAATACTTCGGGTGTTTCCTAG
- the thyX gene encoding FAD-dependent thymidylate synthase, with the protein MHECVQAAEEILDKEYKVLCKGFLRLVDYMGSDERIVSAARVSYRDSKAKRDSAGLIDYLIRNEHTSPLEQVVLTFHVKAPIFVARQWMRHRTARINEVSGRYSVMREEFYVPSGGDINKQSVTNKQGRSDVRLSEKTVENLVSNLEEHYKRSYNVYHDMVESDVSREVARISLPLSLYTEWYWQIDLNNLFHFVKLRISSHAQKEIREYAILLLKIAERVVPLATASFKNHILEGVMLSKNEVREIKRVLDLSRLHLSELELKRLKEKLDL; encoded by the coding sequence ATGCATGAATGTGTACAAGCAGCGGAAGAAATATTAGACAAGGAATACAAGGTTTTGTGCAAGGGGTTCTTAAGGCTTGTCGATTATATGGGTAGTGATGAGCGAATAGTTAGTGCGGCTAGGGTTTCTTACAGGGATTCTAAGGCAAAGCGAGACAGTGCGGGTCTTATTGATTACCTTATAAGAAATGAGCATACAAGCCCTCTTGAACAGGTGGTTCTTACTTTTCATGTGAAAGCTCCAATATTTGTTGCAAGACAATGGATGAGGCATAGGACAGCAAGGATTAATGAAGTTTCAGGGCGTTATAGTGTGATGAGAGAGGAGTTTTATGTTCCCTCTGGAGGTGACATTAACAAACAGAGTGTCACTAACAAGCAGGGGCGTTCTGATGTAAGGCTTAGTGAGAAGACTGTTGAGAATTTGGTTAGTAATCTGGAGGAGCACTATAAGAGATCTTACAACGTTTACCATGACATGGTAGAAAGTGATGTCTCAAGAGAGGTAGCAAGGATATCTTTACCTTTAAGCTTGTACACTGAATGGTACTGGCAGATTGATTTGAATAATTTATTTCACTTTGTTAAGTTAAGAATATCGTCTCATGCCCAGAAGGAAATAAGGGAATATGCTATTTTGTTATTAAAAATTGCAGAAAGGGTTGTCCCATTAGCTACTGCTAGTTTTAAGAATCATATTCTAGAAGGTGTTATGCTTTCAAAAAATGAAGTACGTGAGATTAAGAGGGTATTAGATCTTTCTAGGCTGCATTTGTCAGAGCTTGAGTTGAAGAGACTGAAAGAGAAGCTTGATTTATGA
- the nrdI gene encoding class Ib ribonucleoside-diphosphate reductase assembly flavoprotein NrdI, with protein sequence MIYEYETEERVIYILVVYASRTGNVGRFIAKTGLQDVLRIETGCEIVDEPYVLLTYTASFGNIPPEVEKFLANNWKLMVGVAGSGNKNWGDSFCNAVNLIRRKYDVEEILKFELAGNVHDVNNFVERICDETLRVK encoded by the coding sequence TTGATTTATGAATATGAAACGGAAGAGAGGGTTATCTATATTTTAGTAGTATATGCTTCCAGGACGGGAAATGTAGGTCGCTTTATTGCAAAAACGGGTTTGCAAGATGTTTTACGCATAGAGACTGGCTGTGAGATTGTGGATGAGCCTTATGTTTTGCTTACTTATACAGCTTCTTTTGGCAACATACCACCTGAGGTAGAAAAATTTTTGGCTAACAACTGGAAGTTGATGGTAGGGGTTGCTGGGAGTGGGAACAAGAACTGGGGAGATTCTTTTTGTAATGCTGTTAATTTAATAAGACGCAAATATGATGTGGAAGAGATATTGAAGTTTGAACTTGCAGGAAATGTGCACGATGTTAATAATTTTGTAGAAAGGATTTGCGATGAGACACTTAGAGTTAAATAA